In one window of Notolabrus celidotus isolate fNotCel1 chromosome 17, fNotCel1.pri, whole genome shotgun sequence DNA:
- the LOC117829069 gene encoding golgin subfamily A member 6-like protein 22 → MENKLNSDDMMEKEMEAEEMVNTMPFPHFHPSYSLHVKNLEQQVKALQEEARKKELEEINKTNKIKELHDLVEQKDNQLQAERVRADTLQKEQEEFRWEVHEKASQHLKQVQNLELEKLSLEQKVGALQIEHNNKIKEHQYIVERKNKQMKAEWLRASDLQKELENFEWEVEEKASEEQEQVQTLELEKLSLQRKVGWLNNKVQELVRLLVSKDKKLIKNMVLPRYLRSRLDMNKQELDKMTKTLIKKEKELVDLRKETYTEAQMENLRNQLTGQTTNCFDLSSKLEDQVRVSQNLLEEVADLQEEVMTRALEDPIKIQELHDLVEQKDNQLQAERLRADTLQKEQEEFRREVQEKASQHLKQVQNLEVEKLMEQKVGALQKEHNIKIKELQDVIERKNKQMKAEWLRASALQEELENFEWEVEEKASEEQEQVQTLELEKLSLQRKVGWLNYKVQGLVRLLVSKDKKLIKNMVLPRYLRSRLDMNKQELDKMAKTLIKKEKELVDLRRETYTEAQMENLRNQLTGQTTNCFDLSSKLEEQVRVSQNLLEEVADLQEEVMTRALEDTNKIQELHDLVASSKNQLQSERLEVQERLSEMEQVSLWKRFKKTMTPHSHRQYKHLRWQKQDQE, encoded by the exons ATGGAAAACAAGTTGAACTCAGATGATATGATGGAGAAGGAGATGGAGGCTGAGGAGATGGTTAACACAATGCCATTTCCCCACTTTCATCCTTCCTACAGCTTACATGTTAAGAATCTGGAGCAGCAAGTGAAGGCTCTGCAGGAAGAGGCCAGAAAAAAAGAATTAGAGGAAATAAACAAAACCAACAAGATTAAAGAGCTCCATGATCTTGTTGAACAAAAAGACAACCAGCTTCAGGCTGAAAGGGTGAGGGCTGACACCCTCCAGAAAGAACAGGAGGAATTTAGGTGGGAAGTTCATGAAAAAGCCAGCCAACACCTGAAGCAGGTTCAGAATCTGGAGCTGGAGAAACTTTCCCTGGAGCAGAAGGTGGGTGCCCTTCAAATAGAACataacaacaaaattaaagagCACCAATATATAGTTGAacgtaaaaacaaacagatgaaggCTGAATGGCTGAGGGCTTCCGACCTCCAGAAAGAACTGGAGAATTTTGAGTGGGAAGTTGAAGAGAAAGCCAGCGAAGAGCAGGAGCAGGTTCAGACTCTGGAGCTGGAGAAACTTTCGCTGCAGCGGAAGGTGGGTTGGTTGAACAACAAGGTTCAAGAGCTTGTGCGCCTTCTTGTATCTAAGGACAAAAAGCTGATAAAGAACATGGTGTTGCCTCGCTACCTCCGATCAAGACTGGacatgaacaaacaggagctTGATAAAATGACCAAGACGTTGataaagaaggagaaggagctcGTAGACTTGAGGAAGGAGACCTACACCGAAGCGCAGATGGAGAACCTAAGGAACCAGCTGACAGGACAGACCACAAATTGCTTCGATCTGTCCAGCAAGCTAGAAGATCAGGTGAGGGTCAGTCAGAATCTTTTGGAGGAAGTGGCAGACCTGCAGGAAGAGGTCATGACCAGAGCATTAGAGGATCCCATCAAGATTCAAGAGCTCCATGATCTTGTTGAACAAAAAGACAACCAGCTTCAGGCTGAAAGGCTGAGGGCTGACACCCTCCAGAAAGAACAGGAGGAATTTAGGCGGGAAGTTCAAGAGAAAGCCAGCCAACACCTGAAGCAG GTTCAGAATCTGGAGGTGGAGAAACTTATGGAGCAGAAGGTGGGCGCCCTTCAAAAAGAACATAACATCAAAATTAAAGAGCTCCAAGATGTTATTGAacgtaaaaacaaacagatgaaggCTGAATGGCTGAGGGCTTCCGCCCTCCAGGAAGAACTGGAGAATTTCGAGTGGGAAGTTGAAGAGAAAGCCAGCGAAGAGCAGGAGCAGGTTCAGACTCTGGAGCTGGAGAAACTTTCACTGCAGCGGAAGGTGGGTTGGTTGAACTACAAGGTTCAAGGGCTTGTGCGCCTTCTTGTATCTAAGGACAAAAAGCTGATAAAGAACATGGTGTTGCCTCGCTACCTCCGATCAAGACTGGacatgaacaaacaggagctTGATAAAATGGCCAAGACGTTGataaagaaggagaaggagctcGTAGACTTGAGGAGGGAGACCTACACCGAAGCGCAGATGGAGAACCTAAGGAACCAGCTGACAGGACAGACCACAAATTGCTTCGATCTGTCCAGCAAGCTAGAAGAGCAGGTGAGGGTCAGTCAAAATCTTTTGGAGGAGGTGGCAGACCTGCAGGAAGAGGTCATGACCAGAGCATTAGAGGATACCAACAAGATTCAAGAGCTTCATGATCTTGTTGCGTCCTCAAAGAACCAGCTGCAGTCTGAAAGGCTAGAAGTTCAGGAGAGACTCAGTGAGATGGAGCAAGTCTCTTTGTGGAAGAGGTTTAAAAAGACCATGACTCCCCACAGTCACCGCCAATATAAACATCTGAGATGGCAGAAGCAGGACCAGGAGTGA